In a single window of the Candidatus Aminicenantes bacterium genome:
- the tmk gene encoding dTMP kinase, translating into MKKGLLIVLEGIDGAGKSTQAKGLIRRLRYRGFDAVSFREPTRGRYGREIRNKARTDGSLTPKQELNLFLLDRRENVTKNIRPALSAGRIVVMDRYYFSTIAYQGAKGLDLEFLRRANERFAPRPDLVFILDLPAAQGLDRIGGRKTRDLLFERDGYLRRVRRIFRGLQGRRFVHLDAGCGRRELGDEILARVLTLRGPVVLKSRRED; encoded by the coding sequence ATGAAAAAAGGCCTTTTGATCGTCTTGGAAGGGATCGACGGGGCTGGAAAATCCACTCAAGCCAAGGGGCTCATCCGGCGCCTCCGGTATCGCGGTTTCGACGCCGTTTCGTTCCGGGAACCGACCCGGGGACGTTACGGGCGGGAAATCCGCAACAAGGCTCGGACCGACGGGTCGCTCACTCCTAAGCAGGAGCTGAATCTGTTTCTGCTGGACCGGCGCGAAAACGTCACGAAAAATATCCGCCCGGCGCTCTCCGCCGGCCGGATTGTGGTCATGGATAGATACTATTTCTCGACCATCGCCTACCAGGGAGCCAAGGGGCTCGATCTGGAATTTCTCCGGCGGGCCAACGAGCGCTTTGCTCCCCGGCCCGACCTGGTCTTCATTCTCGACTTACCGGCGGCCCAGGGGTTGGACCGGATCGGCGGCCGCAAGACCCGCGATCTGCTTTTTGAGCGCGACGGCTACCTGCGGCGCGTCAGGCGCATCTTCCGGGGGCTCCAGGGGAGGCGGTTCGTCCATTTGGACGCCGGCTGCGGCCGCCGCGAGCTGGGGGACGAAATTCTGGCTCGAGTTCTGACGCTCCGCGGCCCCGTAGTCCTTAAATCCCGACGCGAGGATTGA